The following are encoded together in the Oryzias melastigma strain HK-1 linkage group LG17, ASM292280v2, whole genome shotgun sequence genome:
- the acadm gene encoding medium-chain specific acyl-CoA dehydrogenase, mitochondrial isoform X2: MLLSKVFRASLQSGIRLQSSSAATAKASAASSSYGSLGFSFEMTDQQKEFQQLARKFAREEMIPVAAAYDRSGEYPFPIIKKAWELGLINGHIPQEYGGMGLSIFDSCLITEELAYACTGMQTAIEANSLGQMPVIIAGNDAQKKKYLGRMTEEPLMCAYCVTEPGAGSDVANIKTRATKVGDEYVVNGQKMWITNGGKANWYFLLARTNPDPKCPAGKAFTGFIVDADTPGIQVGRKEMNMGQKCSDTRGITFEDVRIPKENVLITEGAGFKIAMGAFDNTRPPVAAGATGLAQRALDEATNYALERKTFGKAIAEHQAVSFILAEMAMKVELARMAYQRAAWEVDQGRRNTYYASIAKAFAGDIANQVATDAVQVFGGNGFNSDYPVEKLMRDAKIYQIYEGTAQIQRLIISREHLGKYKK, from the exons ATGCTCCTCAGTAAG GTTTTCAGAGCCAGCCTGCAGTCGGGGATCCGTCTGCAAAGTTCCAGCGCTGCTACAGCCAAAGCCTCAGCAGCCTCCAGCAGCTATGGGTCTCTTGGGTTTTCCTTTG AGATGACGGATCAACAGAAAGAGTTCCAGCAGCTGGCGAGAAAGTTTGCTCGTGAGGAGATGATCCCTGTTGCTGCTGCTTATGACAGAAGTGGTGAA TATCCATTCCCGATCATCAAGAAAGCGTGGGAGCTTGGACTCATCAATGGTCACATTCCACAGGAATACG GTGGAATGGGGTTATCCATCTTTGACAGCTGCCTCATCACAGAGGAGCTGGCCTACGCCTGCACAGGGATGCAGACCGCCATAGAGGCCAATTCTCTGGGA CAAATGCCAGTCATTATTGCTGGCAATGATGCACAAAAGAAGAAGTATCTTGGGAGGATGACAGAGGAGCCTCTAATGTGT GCCTACTGCGTCACTGAGCCCGGAGCGGGCTCTGATGTAGCTAACATCAAGACGCGAGCTACGAAGGTGGGTGACGAGTACGTTGTTAACGGCCAAAAGATGTGGATCACCAACGGAGGGAAAGCAAACTG gtACTTCCTTCTGGCCCGTACCAACCCAGATCCCAAATGTCCAGCAGGTAAAGCTTTTACTGGCTTCATTGTAGATGCAGACACTCCAGGAATTCAAGTAGGAAGGAAG GAGATGAACATGGGCCAGAAATGCTCTGACACCAGAGGCATCACCTTTGAGGATGTGAGGATCCCAAAGGAGAATGTCCTGATCACGGAAGGAGCTGGCTTCAAAATCGCCATGGGGGCCTTTGACAACACCCGCCCACCG GTGGCAGCCGGAGCAACAGGCCTGGCTCAGAGGGCTCTGGATGAAGCTACCAACTACGCTCTGGAGAGGAAGACCTTTGGCAAGGCTATTGCTGAG CACCAGGCGGTGTCGTTTATTCTGGCTGAGATGGCCATGAAGGTGGAACTGGCCAGGATGGCCTACCAGCGCGCCGCATGGGAGGTGGACCAGGGCCGCAGAAACACCTACTACGCCTCCATCGCCAAAGCCTTTGCTGGAGACATTGCCAACCAGGTGGCCACAGATGCCGTCCAAGTTTTCGGAGGCAACGGCTTCAACAGCGATTACCCAGTGGAGAAGCTGATGAGGGACGCAAAGATCTACCAG ATCTATGAAGGAACGGCTCAGATCCAAAGGCTGATCATTTCCAGAGAGCACCTTGGAAAATATAAGAAATGA
- the acadm gene encoding medium-chain specific acyl-CoA dehydrogenase, mitochondrial isoform X1: protein MISFVLKVFRASLQSGIRLQSSSAATAKASAASSSYGSLGFSFEMTDQQKEFQQLARKFAREEMIPVAAAYDRSGEYPFPIIKKAWELGLINGHIPQEYGGMGLSIFDSCLITEELAYACTGMQTAIEANSLGQMPVIIAGNDAQKKKYLGRMTEEPLMCAYCVTEPGAGSDVANIKTRATKVGDEYVVNGQKMWITNGGKANWYFLLARTNPDPKCPAGKAFTGFIVDADTPGIQVGRKEMNMGQKCSDTRGITFEDVRIPKENVLITEGAGFKIAMGAFDNTRPPVAAGATGLAQRALDEATNYALERKTFGKAIAEHQAVSFILAEMAMKVELARMAYQRAAWEVDQGRRNTYYASIAKAFAGDIANQVATDAVQVFGGNGFNSDYPVEKLMRDAKIYQIYEGTAQIQRLIISREHLGKYKK from the exons ATGATTTCTTTTGTCTTGAAGGTTTTCAGAGCCAGCCTGCAGTCGGGGATCCGTCTGCAAAGTTCCAGCGCTGCTACAGCCAAAGCCTCAGCAGCCTCCAGCAGCTATGGGTCTCTTGGGTTTTCCTTTG AGATGACGGATCAACAGAAAGAGTTCCAGCAGCTGGCGAGAAAGTTTGCTCGTGAGGAGATGATCCCTGTTGCTGCTGCTTATGACAGAAGTGGTGAA TATCCATTCCCGATCATCAAGAAAGCGTGGGAGCTTGGACTCATCAATGGTCACATTCCACAGGAATACG GTGGAATGGGGTTATCCATCTTTGACAGCTGCCTCATCACAGAGGAGCTGGCCTACGCCTGCACAGGGATGCAGACCGCCATAGAGGCCAATTCTCTGGGA CAAATGCCAGTCATTATTGCTGGCAATGATGCACAAAAGAAGAAGTATCTTGGGAGGATGACAGAGGAGCCTCTAATGTGT GCCTACTGCGTCACTGAGCCCGGAGCGGGCTCTGATGTAGCTAACATCAAGACGCGAGCTACGAAGGTGGGTGACGAGTACGTTGTTAACGGCCAAAAGATGTGGATCACCAACGGAGGGAAAGCAAACTG gtACTTCCTTCTGGCCCGTACCAACCCAGATCCCAAATGTCCAGCAGGTAAAGCTTTTACTGGCTTCATTGTAGATGCAGACACTCCAGGAATTCAAGTAGGAAGGAAG GAGATGAACATGGGCCAGAAATGCTCTGACACCAGAGGCATCACCTTTGAGGATGTGAGGATCCCAAAGGAGAATGTCCTGATCACGGAAGGAGCTGGCTTCAAAATCGCCATGGGGGCCTTTGACAACACCCGCCCACCG GTGGCAGCCGGAGCAACAGGCCTGGCTCAGAGGGCTCTGGATGAAGCTACCAACTACGCTCTGGAGAGGAAGACCTTTGGCAAGGCTATTGCTGAG CACCAGGCGGTGTCGTTTATTCTGGCTGAGATGGCCATGAAGGTGGAACTGGCCAGGATGGCCTACCAGCGCGCCGCATGGGAGGTGGACCAGGGCCGCAGAAACACCTACTACGCCTCCATCGCCAAAGCCTTTGCTGGAGACATTGCCAACCAGGTGGCCACAGATGCCGTCCAAGTTTTCGGAGGCAACGGCTTCAACAGCGATTACCCAGTGGAGAAGCTGATGAGGGACGCAAAGATCTACCAG ATCTATGAAGGAACGGCTCAGATCCAAAGGCTGATCATTTCCAGAGAGCACCTTGGAAAATATAAGAAATGA
- the rabggtb gene encoding geranylgeranyl transferase type-2 subunit beta, whose amino-acid sequence MGTQIKDVILKPDAPSALLLDKHADYIAAYGSKKDDYEYTLSEYLRMSGIYWGLTVMDLMGQLHRMNLQEIIDFIKACQHDCGGFSASIGHDPHLLYTLSAVQILCLYDSLDAIDVDKVVEYVKGLQQEDGSFAGDKWGEIDTRFSFCAVATLALLGKMDMINVDKAVEFVLSCMNFDGGFGCRPGSESHAGQIYCCTGFLSLTGQLHQLNADLLGWWLCERQLPSGGLNGRPEKLPDVCYSWWVLASLKIIGRIHWIDKSRLRKFILACQDEETGGFADRPGDMVDPFHTLFGVAGLSLLGEEQVKAVNPVLCMPEDVLQRIGLQPDLLS is encoded by the exons ATG GGAACTCAAATTAAAGATGTGATTCTGAAGCCGGACGCTCCCAGCGCGCTGCTGCTGGACAAACATGCGGATTACATCGCAGCCTACGGCTCCAAGAAGGACGACTAT GAGTACACTCTGTCGGAGTACCTCAGGATGAGCGGGATCTACTGGGGTTTGACAGTAATGGACCTGATGGGTCAGCTGCACAGAATGAACCTGCAGGAAATCATAGATTTCATCAAAGCCTGTCAGCATGACTGCGGAGGCTTCAGCGCCAGCATCGGACACGACCCTCACCTGCTCTACACCCTCAGTGCTGTCCAG ATCTTATGCCTTTATGACAGCCTGGATGCCATTGATGTGGACAAAGTTGTGGAATATGTCAAAGGGCTTCAACAGGAAGACGGCTCTTTTGCAGGAGACAAATGGG ggGAAATAGACACCCGGTTTTCTTTCTGTGCTGTTGCCACACTTGCATTACTg GGAAAGATGGACATGATAAATGTTGACAAAGCTGTGGAGTTCGTCTTGTCCTGCATGAACTTTGATGGAGGTTTTGGCTGCAGACCTGGTTCGGAGTCTCACGCTGGTCAG ATCTACTGCTGCACCGGTTTCTTGTCTCTCACCGGCCAGCTGCACCAGCTGAACGCAGACCTGCTGGGCTGGTGGCTCTGCGAACGCCAGCTGCCGTCCGGAGGACTCAACGGAAGGCCTGAGAAG CTTCCAGACGTTTGCTACTCCTGGTGGGTTCTGGCGTCTCTGAAAATCATCGGCAGGATCCACTGGATCGACAAATCCAGACTGCGGAAGTTCATTCTGGCCTGTCAGGATGAGGAGACGGGAGGCTTCGCTGACAGACCAGGAGACATG GTGGACCCTTTCCACACTCTGTTCGGAGTGGCTGGACTCTCCCTCCTGGGCGAGGAACAGGTCAAAGCAGTAAACCCGGTGTTGTGCATGCCAGAGGACGTCTTACAGAGGATCGGCCTGCAGCCGGACCTCCTCAGCTAG